The genomic window CTCTGCTTGAATAATTTTATTTTCGGAAGTTCTGACTTGCTGGGCTAATTTTTGTAAAATCTGGGAACCCCATACCAAACTAACAAGAACATCTTCCTGGGAAAAAGACCAGTTTAGCTTAGGAGACTGTGTTGCCACATTGTGAAAATACTCACGCCAGGTCACATACTCATAAGGATTATAGGTTTTCTTTCCATCCCTCAACCATGGGCCTATTTTCCAGCCCGCATCCTGCAGACACATGCCCACCGGATGGGTGATCCCATATTTTAATGCAGCGTTGACATATTCAGGCGAATTAACAGAGGCTATCGTCTGCCAGGTTGAATGGGGATCTAGCTTTTCAATCTCGTACCGGGGAACCGTTGTAAGTTTAGTACCATCGGGTCCCACCCAATTTACAAGCTCTCCGCCAAATGCACGCGAATATCCACCCCAACAGGTATTCGGATTCTTTAATGAAGCAAACTGAAACCCGAAAGATTTTAGTATTTGAGGCAAAGCACTTGTAAAACAGGGTTCTTCAACCGAATAAGTACTAAAAATTGTACCCGTAAAATGTTCCCTAATCTTTCTTATCCCGTAATCGAATTGCCGGATAACGCTTTCGCCAGAGATATTGAACATATAACTCTGGGCAAAAGAAGGATTTACATATTCAATTCTTCCGCTATCGGATTGATTTTTAAAAAGTTCTCCAAAATCACGATAGGCATCCGGGTCGGCTTTAGCCACTCTATCCCAGGTTTCGGGCTCTATCTCGATATTTATTTTCCAGTTGGGGTTTGCTTTCAATTGATCTACAACAAACCTTGTAAATCCTTCGGGATAATGCCCCCATACTCCACCGTGAAAACCATCGATAAAATAGGCCTTTTGACCGAATATCAATGAACTAACCGTGAACAAATGAAAGCATATACACAGCATACCCAGTCTTAGGTACTTGACATATTTACCAGATATCAGAGTTGCCATATTTAAGCGCTCTTTTTATAAAAGGCACAAAACAAAAGATAAAGGGCACTGGCCAGAATTACAACAACAGAGCCTACCTGTGAACCAATAGCATCGGAGGTTAGCCCCATAAAAAAGGGAATTACAGCCCCACCGAATACTCCGGTTATCATTAATCCTGAAATCTCATTTACCTTATCCGGACGCGAATGAATAGCTTTTGAATATATAATAGGAAAGATATTTGCAATAGTAAATCCGACAACACCAAATAAACCAAAAATAAACATTTTATTTTGAACAAAAATCAAGGCAGCCAGGGCTAATACAGCTATTACAATGTTTACTTTAAAAAACTTATCGGACGAAAATTTAGCTAAGACAATGGCCCCGATAAAAGCACCGGCTGTACGGAAAGCAAAATATACACTGGGCCCATAACCGGCGACAATTGAGCTTAAACCACAACGCTCCATTAAAATTTTTGAAGCAGCAGTATTTAAACCAACATCCACGCCCACCACAAAAACAATTCCTAAAAATAACAGCAAAATCGTTTTATCAGAAAGAATGGAAAAAACGCTTTTAAAAGATGTCGCCTTACCTTCAACTTTTTCTTCCTCAATAGAGGTTGCCATCAGCCAGATAGTGGACAATAAGGTAATTACAGCATAAAAAGGGAAGATGTATTGCCAATTACCCAATGAGGTTGCAGCATAAGCCGCAATGAACGGACCACAAAAAGAAGAAATCGCTTTAACAAACTGTCCACCCGTAAGGCTGCTGGTCAGTTTATCTCCCTTGACCACATTGGCCAACAATGGGTTGAGTGATACCTGCAAAATAGTATTGGCAATACCCAATAATGCAAAAGCAATTAATGATGCAAAAAAGGTATAAGCT from Bacteroidota bacterium includes these protein-coding regions:
- a CDS encoding MFS transporter encodes the protein MNNKTSNLKILPVLFGFFIMGFCDVVGITSVHVKQDLLGQYSPVFRDTLSNLVPVALFSMFLIFSVPTGILMNRIGRKKTVLLSNIITIIAMFIPLIAYTFFASLIAFALLGIANTILQVSLNPLLANVVKGDKLTSSLTGGQFVKAISSFCGPFIAAYAATSLGNWQYIFPFYAVITLLSTIWLMATSIEEEKVEGKATSFKSVFSILSDKTILLLFLGIVFVVGVDVGLNTAASKILMERCGLSSIVAGYGPSVYFAFRTAGAFIGAIVLAKFSSDKFFKVNIVIAVLALAALIFVQNKMFIFGLFGVVGFTIANIFPIIYSKAIHSRPDKVNEISGLMITGVFGGAVIPFFMGLTSDAIGSQVGSVVVILASALYLLFCAFYKKSA